The genomic region CGGATATTCCGCCTCGGCCATTTCACGCATTTCGCCATCGATCGTCTTGTCGGCCAGCATTTCATCAAGCCCGGCAAGCGACGCCTGCGCTGCCTGCAACTCGCGGATCTTTCCGACCACCGGCTCAAGGCCCGAATACTCCGACGCCAGCGCCACATAGGTATCGGCATCGGGATTGGCCGCCATTTGCGTTTCAAGCGTTTCGAAGCGGCTGGTCAGTTGGTCAAGTTTTGAAGGATCGAGCATGGCAGCAAATCAGGGTCCGATAGGTCAGGGCATGGCGGGAGCGGGAGCAGAAGACAGCAAGGCTAATAGGGGATACCGTTGCTGTCGGCAAAATCCATCAGAAACTCGCGGATGGTCTGCCCGCCATAGGATTTGCTGATCTCGGCCAGCAGCGCTTCCTCAAGCCTGCCGAAATCGGTCTCAAGAAGCGTCGCCTTGACCGGTCCCACCGAAGCGCTCGCCATGGAGACGGACCTGTAGCCGAGACCGAACAGCGCCATCGCCGAAAGCGGCCGGCCGGCCATTTCCCCGCACAGGGTCAGCGGCTTGTCATGGGCTTGTGCAGCAACCACGATCTCGCGCAAGATGCGCAGGAAAGCGCGGTTCAGATGATCGTAGCGCCGGGCAATCCGGGCATTGCCGCGGTCGCTTGCAAAGACGAACTGAAACAGGTCGTTGGAGCCGACGGACACGAAATCCACCGCCTGCATCAAATCATCCAGCTGATAGAGCAGTGCGGGCACCTCGATCATGGCTCCCAGCGCCAGAGAGCGGGGAATGCGGTGGCCGAAACGGGTCAGCAGGCTGACCTCCCGGCTTATGATTTCGCGTACCTGCAAAATTTCACGCGTTTCGGTGACCATTGGCACCATGACGCGCAACTCCCGGTCGGCGGCCGCCTTCAGCAGGGCACGCAACTGCGCCCGCATCAGACCCGGCCGGTCCAGTGCCAGACGCACTGCCCGCCAGCCGAGTGCCGGGTTTTCCTCCTGTTCGCTGCGCAGATAAGGCAGCACCTTGTCCCCGCCCACATCAAGCGTACGGAACGTCACCGGCCGGCCGTCAACGGCCTCGAGCACTTCCCGGTAGAGCTGTTCCTGTTCGCCCGAGCGGGGAAAGCGCGAGGAAACCATGAATTGCAGTTCGGTACGGAAAAGGCCGATGCCCGCTGCCCCTGAACTCACCACATTGGGCAAGTCCATCAGAAGTCCGGCATTCATCAAAAGGTTTACCGCCTGGCCGTCCCTGGAGATCGCCGGTTCATCGCGCAGGCTGCGGTAGACTTCCTGGCGCTTTGCTCGGAACTGCACCTTTTCCCGGTAAGCGTCTTCAACCTCTTCGGTGGGGCGGAGAAAAACCGTGCCTTCTTCGCCATCCACAATGACCGGATTTCCGCTGTCGGCAAAGGACAGCGCATTGTGTACCTGGCCGACCACCGGAATGCCCAGCGCCCGGGCAACAATCACCACATGACTTGTCGGCGCGCCTTCCTCCAAGATCAGGCCGCGCAAGGCAGGGCCGTTATAGTCGAGCAGTTCGGCAGCTCCCATGCTGCGGGCCACCACCACGTAGTCCTTGTCACCGCGATCGGCGACCGGGCCATGCGGTTTGCCGACCAGCTCCCGCAGCAGCCGGTAGGCAAGATCGTCAAAATCGTTCAGCCGCTCGCGAAGATAGGGATCGGCCTGGCGCATCATCCGGGCGCGGTTGTCGCTTTGAACCTTCTCGACCGCAGCTTCCGCCGTCAAGCCGTTGCGGATCTGCTCTTCCATGCGCCTGACCCAGCCCTGGTCGTTGGCAAACATGCGGTAGGCTTCCAGCACCTCCCGGTGCTCGCCGTCGCGCGCCACTTCGCGGTGCTGAAGCATGTCATCAATGGAAAAGCGCAACTTCGCCAGCGACTGGTGCAGCCGCCGTTTCTCGTATTCGGCATCTTCGTTGAAGAGATTGGTGACCACGACGCGGGGCTCGTGCAGGATAACGCCCCCAAGCCCGATGCCGTCGGCCAGTGCCGTTCCCTTCAGATTGAGCGGACGCGAGAGATCGAGCCCCTGGCCCTGCTTGTCGAGGCCTTCCAGTTCACCGGCGGCGATCAGTTCGGCAAGCACCATGGCGGTGGTCTCGAGTGCCTCCACCTCGTCGTCGCGGTAGACACGCTGTTCCTGATTTTGAACCACCAGAACGCCGAGCGCCCGGCCTGAACGAAGGATGGGAACCCCGAGGAACGAATTGAAAATCTCTTCGCCCGTCTCCGGCAGATAGCGGAAGGCGGGGTGTCTTTGTGCATCTTCCAGATTGAGCGTTCGTGCCGTTGCGGCGATGGTACCGACCAGACCCTGACCGACCCGCAATGAGACTTCATGCACCGATTTCGGATTTAGTCCCTGTGTGGCAAACAGTTCCAGCACATCGTCGGAGCGCAGCACGTAGACCGAGCAGACCTCGGCCACCATGTTGGAGGCGATATGGCGCACGATCTTGTCCAGACGCTCCTGGGCGCCCAGTTCCTCGGCCATCACTTCCCGCAGCCGCTTCAGCAAAGTGCGCGGCCCGCCGGTTCTCTCGTTCATCGCATCATTCGCCATCTCTTCATGATGGCGCCCACAACATATGCCGCCCCCCACTTTCCGGAGAGGCTGCGCGTCCTTCACGTTTGCCGATCTTATGGCCTGCCGCCGCCCTTGTCAGCCGCCAATCGGAAGCCGGCGGCTTGGCACAGACCCTATGCTACATTGTCGAGGCCGTATGCGGCATGCAGGGTGCGCACCGCCAGTTCCGTATATTCAGAATCGATCAGCACCGAAAACTTGATTTCGGAGGTCGTGATCGCCCGAATGTTGATCCCGCGCTGGGCAAGCGCAGCGAACGCGGTGGATGCAACCCCTGCATGGCTTCGCATGCCGATGCCGATTACCGACACCTTTACCAGCCCCTTGTCGCTTTGAATCACCTCGAACCCGATAGCATCGCGGCGGTCCTTGAGCACCTTGAGCGCACGCTCAACATCACCATCGGGAACGGTGAAGGTCATGTCGGTACGCGAACCATCTTCCGAAACGCTCTGCACGATCATGTCGACATTGACGTTTTCATCCGCCAGCGGTCCGAAAATCGCTGCTGATATTCCAGGCTTGTCGGGCAGCCTGCGAAGCGAAATCTGCGCCTCGTCGCGGGCATAGGCGATACCGGTTACG from Salaquimonas pukyongi harbors:
- the ptsP gene encoding phosphoenolpyruvate--protein phosphotransferase → MNERTGGPRTLLKRLREVMAEELGAQERLDKIVRHIASNMVAEVCSVYVLRSDDVLELFATQGLNPKSVHEVSLRVGQGLVGTIAATARTLNLEDAQRHPAFRYLPETGEEIFNSFLGVPILRSGRALGVLVVQNQEQRVYRDDEVEALETTAMVLAELIAAGELEGLDKQGQGLDLSRPLNLKGTALADGIGLGGVILHEPRVVVTNLFNEDAEYEKRRLHQSLAKLRFSIDDMLQHREVARDGEHREVLEAYRMFANDQGWVRRMEEQIRNGLTAEAAVEKVQSDNRARMMRQADPYLRERLNDFDDLAYRLLRELVGKPHGPVADRGDKDYVVVARSMGAAELLDYNGPALRGLILEEGAPTSHVVIVARALGIPVVGQVHNALSFADSGNPVIVDGEEGTVFLRPTEEVEDAYREKVQFRAKRQEVYRSLRDEPAISRDGQAVNLLMNAGLLMDLPNVVSSGAAGIGLFRTELQFMVSSRFPRSGEQEQLYREVLEAVDGRPVTFRTLDVGGDKVLPYLRSEQEENPALGWRAVRLALDRPGLMRAQLRALLKAAADRELRVMVPMVTETREILQVREIISREVSLLTRFGHRIPRSLALGAMIEVPALLYQLDDLMQAVDFVSVGSNDLFQFVFASDRGNARIARRYDHLNRAFLRILREIVVAAQAHDKPLTLCGEMAGRPLSAMALFGLGYRSVSMASASVGPVKATLLETDFGRLEEALLAEISKSYGGQTIREFLMDFADSNGIPY